One window of the Pyrus communis chromosome 17, drPyrComm1.1, whole genome shotgun sequence genome contains the following:
- the LOC137722414 gene encoding pentatricopeptide repeat-containing protein At5g18390, mitochondrial yields the protein MLGAAKNSPVLHRPQPLRRLLRHFTTALNAAPPNGVVPTKDDYFSAIHHISNIVRRDHYLERTLNKLRIAVDSDLVYRVLRACSAHGTESLRFFNWARTHHPTYHPTTLELEELAKILARAKKYESMWKLLESMQTHHELTLSEETLCFVIEEYGRHGLVDQAVELFNRAPKTFRCSQSAGVYNALLFALCEGKLFHGAYALVRRMIRKGVVPDKKTYSILVNAWCSNGKMREAQLFLEEMSSKGFNPPVRGRDLLVEGLLNAGYVEAAKGMVRKMVKEGFVPDVSTFNALMEAICKCGEVDFCIDLYWEANGLGLCPDINTYKVLIPAVSKVGRIDDAFRLLHNSIEEGHKPFPSLYASIIKGMCRRGQFDDAFCFFSEMKDKGHPPNRPVYTMLITMAGRGGRFVEAANYLVEMTEMGLMPISRCFDFVTDGLKNCGKHDTANRIEQLEVSLRGA from the coding sequence ATGTTGGGCGCCGCCAAAAACTCACCGGTCCTCCACAGACCGCAACCACTCCGCCGCCTCCTCCGCCACTTCACCACCGCCCTTAATGCCGCCCCTCCAAACGGCGTCGTCCCGACAAAAGACGACTACTTCTCAGCCATCCATCACATCTCCAACATCGTCCGTCGCGACCACTACCTGGAGCGGACACTCAACAAGCTCCGAATCGCCGTCGACTCGGACCTCGTCTACCGCGTCCTCCGCGCCTGCTCCGCCCACGGCACCGAGTCGCTCCGATTCTTCAACTGGGCCCGGACCCACCACCCCACCTACCACCCCACGACCCTAGAGCTCGAAGAACTCGCCAAGATCCTCGCTCGCGCCAAAAAGTACGAATCGATGTGGAAGCTCCTCGAATCGATGCAGACCCACCACGAATTAACGCTCTCGGAAGAAACCCTCTGCTTCGTGATCGAAGAGTACGGCCGCCACGGCCTGGTAGATCAGGCGGTGGAGCTTTTCAATCGTGCGCCGAAGACCTTCCGGTGCTCCCAATCCGCCGGAGTTTACAACGCTCTGCTGTTCGCCCTCTGCGAAGGGAAGCTCTTTCATGGGGCATATGCTCTGGTGAGGAGGATGATCCGAAAAGGGGTTGTTCCGGATAAGAAGACGTATTCGATTTTGGTGAATGCTTGGTGCTCCAATGGGAAAATGCGGGAGGCCCAATTGTTCTTGGAGGAGATGAGCAGCAAAGGGTTCAATCCACCGGTTCGCGGCCGCGATCTTCTCGTCGAAGGGCTGCTCAACGCTGGCTACGTCGAGGCTGCGAAAGGGATGGTAAGGAAGATGGTGAAGGAAGGATTTGTGCCTGATGTTTCTACTTTTAATGCATTGATGGAGGCTATATGTAAATGTGGGGAGGTTGATTTTTGCATTGATTTGTATTGGGAAGCAAATGGTTTGGGGCTCTGTCCTGATATCAACACTTACAAGGTGTTGATTCCGGCGGTTTCGAAGGTGGGGAGGATTGATGATGCGTTTCGGCTTCTGCATAACTCGATTGAAGAGGGGCATAAGCCGTTTCCGAGCTTGTATGCTTCTATAATTAAGGGAATGTGCAGGAGGGGGCAGTTTGATGATGCATTTTGTTTCTTTAGTGAGATGAAGGATAAGGGGCATCCTCCCAACAGGCCAGTGTATACCATGTTGATAACGATGGCTGGACGCGGAGGGCGGTTTGTTGAGGCTGCGAATTACTTGGTGGAAATGACTGAGATGGGGTTGATGCCGATTTCGCGGTGCTTTGATTTTGTTACTGATGGATTGAAGAACTGTGGGAAGCATGATACGGCTAACAGG
- the LOC137722767 gene encoding U11/U12 small nuclear ribonucleoprotein 48 kDa protein, with protein MNHPPAQFSHPPFTFHPSSHNPNPDYFHSEPQNTPPGILTHPLPPDLSITISSLNTLIRESNRTLDSLSALLPLENSSYHNLHSGLVACPFNPHHRVHPDSLFSHSLHCPSHPHPLQLDTLPPRNYTKTLKSSEQSHIGKSFLQTVNGSEADLCLSLEQYFADFDSNFFYNDCPAVVNFSALDGVDRMFTLPLILSAECANFIDPGEREVMDFDNEWCRIFPSELWAIKSEVEGWNEFPFMYSYCVLRVILGLGVVRECDLAIWVIANSPQYGVVIDVAMRGHILLLFQLCLKAILREALSKVKKGDPKSKSFECPTMVQALTWLASQLSILYGAQNGKVFVISVLKKCISDAAMGSLIFPLEQQVTESPSLEGGSLNLDANGNGVRDAEIMKPLNTDGEGNSMMKENIIGRVVFVSQVAAAVAALHERSLLEEKIKAQRVSNTLTRYQRVVDHDYVSQRAHEERKNRSQYKPIIDHDGIHWEKSRDQETNKTKTREELLAEERDYKRRRMSYRGKKVKGSPLQKMRDVIEVYMEEIKKAGGIECFEKGTEGKGSIPLELPSAPDITMDADKATKSSYESAASTPYRSRKQSHSSDAIHSATARDAYTKAHEKPNHSLEGCHEYLEDQRSVSRDRRDTENHSRSPESRRDHGWSHGHTRNRRERDDLEVTKTKHYETKMSSSGISKFQDRSSSQSSSHLKSKVRRDRYTYENHSSNSMEQNTFDDRYDPLEPHDLYEDDLSTNRKYARAGRHSEKEKIPDYH; from the exons ATGAATCATCCTCCTGCTCAATTTTCCCACCCACCCTTCACTTTCCATCCTTCAAGTCATAATCCTAACCCCGATTACTTCCACTCTGAGCCACAAAACACACCTCCCGGAATCCTCACTCATCCTCTGCCCCCTGATCTTTCGATCACAATCTCATCTCTCAATACCCTCATTCGCGAGTCTAACAGGACCCTCGACTCACTCTCCGCTCTCCTCCCTCTCGAAAACTCAAGTTACCATAATTTACATAGTGGCCTTGTCGCCTGCCCTTTTAACCCCCACCACCGTGTGCACCCTGACTCTCTTTTCTCCCACTCCCTCCACTGCCCTTCCCATCCTCACCCTCTCCAGCTTGACACTCTCCCGCCTCGCAACTACACCAAAACCCTCAAATCGTCTGAGCAATCCCACATTGGAAAAAGTTTTCTTCAAACAGTTAATGGCTCAGAGGCTGACCTGTGCTTGTCGTTGGAGCAATACTTTGCGGATTTTGATTCCAATTTCTTCTACAATGATTGCCCTGCTGTCGTTAACTTTTCTGCTCTGGATGGTGTTGACAGAATGTTCACACTTCCATTAATTTTGTCAGCTGAGTGTGCAAACTTTATTGAtccaggagagagagaggttatGGATTTTGACAACGAGTGGTGTAGAATTTTTCCATCTGAGTTGTGGGCTATTAAATCCGAAGTTGAGGGCTGGAATGAGTTTCCTTTTATGTACTCGTACTGTGTTCTTCGTGTCATTTTGGGGTTGGGTGTGGTTAGAGAATGTGATTTAGCCATATGGGTGATTGCAAATTCACCACAATATGGAGTTGTGATTGATGTGGCTATGAGGGGTCATATACTGTTACTTTTCCAGTTGTGCTTGAAGGCGATTTTAAGGGAAGCTTTAAGTAAGGTAAAGAAAGGAGATCCAAAGAGTAAAAGTTTTGAGTGTCCCACTATGGTTCAAGCTTTGACGTGGCTGGCTTCTCAGCTTTCCATACTGTATGGTGCACAAAATGGGAAAGTTTTTGTCATAAGCGTCCTTAAGAAATGCATATCAGATGCTGCAATGGGCTCGTTAATTTTCCCATTGGAGCAACAGGTGACAGAGTCTCCTTCTTTAGAAGGGGGTTCATTGAATCTGGATGCCAATGGCAATGGTGTGAGGGATGCCGAAATTATGAAACCACTAAACACAGATGGTGAAGGGAATAGCATGATGAAGGAAAACATTATCGGTAGGGTGGTATTTGTGTCCCAGGTTGCTGCAGCCGTTGCAGCATTGCATGAAAGGTCCTTGctagaagaaaaaattaaagcaCAAAGGGTTTCAAACACCCTTACTAGATATCAACG GGTGGTTGATCATGATTATGTATCACAAAGAGCTCATGAGGAACGGAAAAACCGAAGTCAGTATAAACCCATTATTGACCATGATGGGATTCATTGGGAGAAATCACGTGACCAG GAAACAAACAAGACTAAGACTAGAGAAGAGTTATTGGCAGAAGAACGAGACTACAAAAGACGAAGAATGTCATATCGTGGTAAAAAGGTGAAGGGATCACCTTTGCAG AAAATGAGGGATGTTATAGAGGTATACATGGAGGAAATCAAGAAGGCTGGTGGGATTGAGTGCTTTGAGAAAGGAACTGAAGGGAAAGGGAGCATTCCATTGGAGCTACCATCAGCTCCTGACATCACCATGGATGCTGATAAGGCAACAAAAAGTAGTTATGAGTCAGCGGCAAGTACCCCGTATCGTAGCAGGAAACAGTCTCATTCTAGTGATGCTATTCATTCTGCAACAGCCAGGGATGCTTATACTAAGGCTCACGAAAAACCAAACCATAGTCTTGAGGGATGCCATGAATATCTAGAAGATCAGAGGAGTGTCAGTAGGGACAGGCGCGATACAGAAAATCATTCGAGAAGTCCAGAAAGTCGCCGAGATCATGGATGGTCACACGGACATACTCGCAATCGCAGGGAACGAGATGATCTGGAGGTGACAAAGACGAAGCATTATGAAACCAAAATGTCATCTTCTGGCATATCCAAGTTTCAAGATAGATCATCTTCTCAGTCAAGTTCTCATCTGAAATCAAAAGTTAGAAGGGATAGATACACATATGAGAATCACAGTTCAAACTCTATGGAACAAAATACGTTTGATGATAGATATGATCCTCTGGAGCCTCATGACTTATATGAAGACGATCTCTCTACTAACAGAAAGTATGCTAGAGCAGGCAGACATTCTGAAAAAGAGAAAATTCCCGACTACCATTAG
- the LOC137723449 gene encoding U-box domain-containing protein 9-like, producing MARKGFVSGEGTVTDADASTAAEKAKAVEIKKQLERLVKAIVDEDDYRVETADEAIRTLASLKDLKSEKSFSFKLAEGGSHGGGVLAGVPKEFRCPISGELMADPVVLATGETFDRPFIQRWLNEGHRTCPQTNQVISHTVLTPNHLVREMISQWCREREIELPKPVQDIDEQLVTNADRGYLNSLLEKMSSSLSDQKEAAKELRLLTKRSSSFRALFGESTETIPQLLNPLSPGQVDAHPDLQEDLITTLLNLSIHDNNKRLVAENASVICLLIESLISGTVQTRSNAAATFFTLSAIDSNKITIGASGAIKPLIDLLDEGHPLAMKDAASAVFSLCTVLENKGRAINAGAVRVILKKIMDRVLVAELLAILAMLSSHQRAVQEMCELGTVPCLIGITRESDCERNKENCVAILYAICFADRTKLKEIKEEEMVNGTFSRLVQTGTSRAKRKASGILERLNRTGSITHTA from the exons ATGGCCAGGAAAGGTTTCGTCTCCGGGGAGGGAACTGTGACCGACGCCGATGCGTCCACGGCGGCGGAGAAGGCGAAGGCCGTGGAGATAAAGAAGCAGCTGGAGAGGCTGGTGAAGGCCATTGTCGACGAAGATGACTACAGGGTCGAGACAGCCGACGAGGCCATCAGAACCTTGGCTTCTTTGAAAGACTTGAAGTCCGAAAAGTCGTTCTCTTTCAAACTCGCTGAAGGCGGTAGCCATGGCGGCGGTGTTCTTGCGGGCGTTCCTAAAGAATTCAGATGTCCCATTTCCGGAGAGCTCATGGCCGACCCTGTTGTCTTGGCCACTGGAGAG ACTTTTGATCGACCATTCATTCAGAGGTGGTTGAACGAAGGCCACAGAACGTGCCCTCAAACAAACCAAGTCATCTCTCATACTGTCCTTACCCCTAATCACCTGGTTCGAGAAATGATTTCACAATGGTGCAGGGAGCGTGAAATTGAGCTTCCGAAACCTGTTCAGGATATTGATGAGCAACTTGTCACCAATGCAGACCGAGGATATCTGAATTCACTGCTTGAGAAGATGTCATCATCTCTATCTGATCAGAAAGAAGCAGCAAAAGAGCTTCGACTGCTAACAAAGCGAAGTTCATCATTTCGGGCACTTTTTGGCGAATCTACTGAGACCATTCCGCAATTGCTCAACCCACTTTCACCAGGACAGGTTGATGCTCATCCTGATCTTCAAGAAGATCTGATCACCACACTACTAAACCTCTCAATTCATGACAATAACAAAAGATTAGTTGCAGAGAACGCTTCAGTCATCTGTCTGCTTATTGAATCCTTAATATCTGGAACCGTTCAAACAAGAAGCAATGCTGCCGCAACTTTCTTCACACTATCAGCAATTGACTCCAACAAGATTACTATTGGAGCATCGGGTGCTATCAAACCTTTGATTGACCTGTTAGATGAGGGGCATCCATTAGCAATGAAGGATGCTGCTTCGGCGGTATTCAGCCTGTGTACTGTCCTCGAAAATAAGGGAAGGGCCATCAATGCTGGAGCAGTCAGGGTGATTCTGAAGAAGATTATGGACCGTGTTTTAGTTGCCGAGTTGTTAGCTATACTTGCAATGCTCTCGAGCCATCAGAGAGCTGTTCAGGAAATGTGTGAGCTTGGCACTGTGCCTTGCTTGATTGGCATCACAAGGGAGAGTGACTGCGAGCGCAACAAGGAGAACTGTGTTGCAATCCTTTACGCTATCTGTTTTGCAGACCGGACCAAACTGAAGGAAATTAAGGAAGAGGAAATGGTTAATGGTACATTTTCTAGACTTGTACAAACTGGGACTTCGAGGGCAAAGAGAAAGGCCAGCGGAATTCTTGAAAGGCTGAATAGGACCGGTTCAATAACGCACACTGCTTGA
- the LOC137723777 gene encoding uncharacterized protein: MDDYYKRSGQIPAFGDWDYANDLPITQYFECARQVGLIRFSSSSGESADHPYNMRPDLYAVPVDHFKKPSRNVAPSRKATRGVGGGGGGGGGREKRGQRAHVMEQKRQQSKVAKVCDVTEPPTKPYHYQLHVQQPNRTHHHHHHHGDTVPRRPPKPVDEDLYKIPPELLHTTKRKKMLRMFACLVPACAS, translated from the exons ATGGAT GACTATTACAAGAGGAGTGGGCAGATTCCGGCGTTTGGAGACTGGGATTATGCAAACGATCTACCAATCACTCAGTATTTCGAGTGTGCGAGACAAGTCGGTTTGATCAGATTCAGCTCTTCTTCTGGTGAAAGTGCTGATCATCCCTACAATATGCGTCCTGACTTGTATGCTGTTCCTGTCGATCACTTCAAGAAGCCTTCTCGCAATGTTGCTCCTTCTCGAAAG GCAACAAGAGGAGTTGGTgggggaggaggaggtggaggagggaGGGAAAAGCGAGGGCAGCGTGCGCATGTTATGGAGCAAAAGAGGCAGCAATCGAAGGTGGCAAAAGTCTGTGACGTGACCGAGCCGCCAACTAAACCCTATCACTATCAACTCCATGTCCAACAACCCAATCGcactcaccaccaccaccaccaccacggcGACACCGTTCCAAGAAGACCTCCCAAGCCTGTCGACGAAGATCTCTACAAAATACCCCCTGAACTCCTCCACACTACCAAGCGG aagAAAATGCTGAGAATGTTTGCTTGCTTGGTGCCTGCTTGTGCTTCGTGA